The window GTAGCGCAACCCGGAGGGTTGCGCTACGGGGCGTTTTTCAGCGGCAGGACCGGATATGGTATCATACAGCGGCCGCTATCGTAAGGGAAGGAAGGCAGCGTATGGCAGCGCGCCGCCGCGGGCTTACCCGACGCCATGTGATCGCCGGCTTTTTCATCGCCCTTGGCCTGCTCCTGATCCTCACCAACATCGCCGGGATCGGCGAAGCCGACCCAACCGTCTCAAAACTGGCCTTTGGCGTGCCCGGCCCGGTGGTCGAGGCGCCGACCGCCCTCTCGCTCACCCTTATCGGCAGCGTCTTTTTCGCCAGCGGCGCACTGGCGTTCGTGCCAGCGGCAGCGCGTCTGGCCGTCTGGTTGCTGTGGACCTCGGCTGTGCTGATCTTTCCGGCTGTACTGATCTGGGCGGCCGCCGGGAAACAGACCAACGTGATGACCATGATCAGCGAGACGTTGCGACTGGGCACGCCGATTGCCCTGGGGGCCATGGCCGGCATCTGGGCCGAACGCAGCGGGGTGATTAACATCGCCATTGAGGGCATGATGCTCAGCGGAGCCGCATTCGGGTTCGCCGTGTTTGCATTCACCGGGAACATCTGGATCGGGGTGCTGGCGGCAGTGCTCGTCGGCGGGTTGATGGGGCTGATCCATGCCCTGCTCGCCATTCAGTTCAAAACCGACCAGATTATCAGCGGCACGGTGATCAACATTCTGGCCATCGGCGTGACCGGCTACCTGCGACGGCAGTTCATCGTTGATTCCGGCGGCGGACGGGTGACGCTCCCGCAGGTGCCCATTCCGTTGCTGAGCGATATTCCCGTCCTCGGCCCGGCCCTGTTCAACGGCAAGCCGATCTTCTATGCCATGGTCGTGCTGGTGGTATTGACCCACCTGGTGCTCTTCTTTACTCGCTGGGGTCTGCGGACGCGCGCGGTCGGCGAGAATCCGCGGGCGGCCGACACGGTGGGCATCAATGTATACCGGGTGCGCTACACCGATGTGCTGATCAGCGGAATGATCGCCGGTCTTGGAGGCGCCTGGTTCTCGCTGGAGACAGTGGGCAACTTCGACGATGGAATGACCGCCGGCAAGGGCTTCATTGCCCTGGCGGCGATGATCTTCGGCAAATGGATGCCATTCGGGGCCTTTGGAGGGGCGATGCTCTTTGGCTATTTTGAGGCTCTGCAGACCCGTTTGCAGATCCTCAAGGTTGAGATTGGCGGTGCGCCGGTGCCGGTGCAGTTTTTACAGATCCTGCCCTACGTAGCCACGATGGTTGTACTGGCCGGCCTGATCGGTCGCGCCGTCGGCCCGGCGGCCGCCGGCAAGCCCTATGAAAAGTAATTCCTATCAAATGGCGAATTGCGGGGAATCCTGGCTTCCCCATACTCATATCAGCCCCTCAGCTTCCAGCCAGTTCTGCACATCGCTGTCGCTGGGGGCAGGGTTGCCGCCGGGAATGTAGCGGTAGCGACCGCCATACCCCTCCATCACCTGGTCGCGCAATGCGGCTGCTTCGGGTGAATCGTCGGTGTCCGGCACACGTACAACCGCCCCTGTTTCCAGATCGAGATAGTAGCTGTAGGCCGGATCGGTCTCGGCAAGGGCGGCGCGGATCTGTTCTCGATTATAGTGACCTGCCACTGCAGCCTCCCGGTAAGCGCCAGGCTGAGGACACTGGCGACGTGAACGGTCTGTGCGCGGCGCAGCCGCACAACACTGATGCCTTCTGTGAGCGTGCAATCCTTTGCGCAACTTCCTGGACGGCGAAGAGCGAGGTATTGGGCGGGTTCGCCGGCGGGCCGCCGGGCACAGAAATGGGCCCAAGGCCTGTGCCTCGGACCCCGGTGTCTGCCGCGCCCCACCGCCTGATCACACCAGGTTGATCAGTTCGTTAGCTGTACGGCGCATATCAAGAAAGACGAGGCCAAGCTTGGCGCGGCTCTGGGCCAGCGCGGTAAGTACGGCCTCCTCACCGATAGCCATCAGGATCACATACCCGTCCTCGCCACGGACAAAGACCTGATCAAGCTGACCACGTCGCAACTCGGAGGCGATACGTTCTCCGAGCGAGAGCATTGCGGCGCT of the Chloroflexaceae bacterium genome contains:
- a CDS encoding ABC transporter permease; translated protein: MAARRRGLTRRHVIAGFFIALGLLLILTNIAGIGEADPTVSKLAFGVPGPVVEAPTALSLTLIGSVFFASGALAFVPAAARLAVWLLWTSAVLIFPAVLIWAAAGKQTNVMTMISETLRLGTPIALGAMAGIWAERSGVINIAIEGMMLSGAAFGFAVFAFTGNIWIGVLAAVLVGGLMGLIHALLAIQFKTDQIISGTVINILAIGVTGYLRRQFIVDSGGGRVTLPQVPIPLLSDIPVLGPALFNGKPIFYAMVVLVVLTHLVLFFTRWGLRTRAVGENPRAADTVGINVYRVRYTDVLISGMIAGLGGAWFSLETVGNFDDGMTAGKGFIALAAMIFGKWMPFGAFGGAMLFGYFEALQTRLQILKVEIGGAPVPVQFLQILPYVATMVVLAGLIGRAVGPAAAGKPYEK
- a CDS encoding roadblock/LC7 domain-containing protein; the encoded protein is MASRTEEMVRHLKALSMNTPDIEASAVVSVDGLIMASALPADVEEDRVSAMSAAMLSLGERIASELRRGQLDQVFVRGEDGYVILMAIGEEAVLTALAQSRAKLGLVFLDMRRTANELINLV